In Bradyrhizobium sp. WBOS07, the genomic window CTTGCCGTTGCGATGCGCGTCGAGAAAGGCGGCCGCCTCGCCCTGCTTCACCTTGAACTTCACCACGTTGTAAACCTGCATGACGCGCCTCCGAAAAATGGATGGATGAAAACGGGCGCCGTGTGAGGGACAGGACGAAAATGTCCATACGTCGCCCCGATCGAATGTTGCCTCTCGCGCGTGGGGCCGTCACCGTGACAAATCAGCATGTCGGGCCGCCTGCGATGGTTCAGGCCAGCCAAGACAAAAATGTCGAAAACAACCCCATGCACAGTAGGCCGCGCCAGCCGGATCAATGGCTTACGGCTCATCCAACGCGGCCGATGTGCCGAGCAAGAACCTGTTGCGTCGTCGGGCAAAACAGGGCCGCCGCGCCGCTGCTCCGCACCTGGTTGACTTTTACGCCATCATGTAACATATAAAGTTACATGAAGCGAGACAGCCGATTATCCGGCGTGCTGCACGTCCTCTTGCACATGGCGCAGCAGCCGGGCCCGTTCACGTCCGAGACGCTGGCGAAAGCCATGGACACCAACCCCGTGGTGATCCGCCGCATCATGGCGGGCCTGCGGGAGATCGGTTACGTGCGCTCGGAGAAGGGGCACGGCGGCGGCTGGACGCTCGCCTGCGATCTGTCGAAGGTCACGCTGCGCGATATCTATGCCGCGCTCGGCAGTCCCTCGCTGCTGGCGATGGGCAACCGCACCGAAGCACCCGGCTGCCTAGTCGAGCAGGCCGTCAATGCCGCGCTCGATCAGGCCTTTGGCGATGCGGAGGCGCTGCTGCTGGCGCGCCTCGGCGAGGTGACGCTGGCGATGCTGAGCGAGGACCTGCGCAAGCGGCTCGGCTCTCGAAAGAATCACGACATCGGCGCGCATCGCGCGTGAACGGCTCCAATCACGGGACAACATCATGACCGACATTCAAGCCGCATTCTCGGATCCGCAATTCGTGGCCCGATACACCGAAGGGCCACGGCGGTTCGTGCCGGGCTATGACGCCATGCAGTCCATGGCGTCCATTCTGCTGGCCGAAAGCGTCCCCAGCGACGGGCAGGTGCTGGTCCTCGGCGCCGGCGGCGGCCTGGAGCTCAAGGCCTTTGCACAGGCGCATCCCGGTTGGCGCTTCGACGGCGTCGACCCGTCGGGACCGATGCTCGCGCTGGCCGGGCAGACTCTGGGAGAGCTCGCATCACGCGCGCGCTTTCACCAGGGCTATATCGATGACGCCCCGGAGGGACCGTTCGACGGCGCCACCTGCCTGCTCACGCTGCACTTCGTCGATATCGCGGAGCGGCGCCGCATTGCTTCGGAGGTCCGCCGCAGGCTCAAACCACGCGCGCCCTTCGTGGTCGCGCATTTGAGCGCACCCGACGGCTTCGAGGAACGTCCGCGATGGCTGTCGCGATACTCCGCATTCCTGGCCTTTTCCGGCGTCGAGCCCGACAAGGCGGCCGCCGCGCGAGATGCCGTCACCAATCATCTGGAAATCCTCACGCCGGCCCAGGACGAGACGATCCTGCGCGAGGCCGGCTTCTCCGACCCGGCCCTGTTCTATACCGGCTTCGCCTTCCGCGGCTGGGTGGCCTACGCGTGAGGCGGCAGGACTTCGCCAACCGGATCGGGCATCATACGGCAGAGCCAGTAACGGCCCTTGGCCGATTGCACGTTGCGGCAAATCCTCCCATATTCGCCCAGAGCGGAGGCGTCATATGTCTGGTTGCGGCGGTTGCTGCGGCAGTGAAGCAAGGTTCGAGGGTCTTTCCGCAGATTACCGGCGACGGCTCTGGCTGGTCATCGGAATCAATGCTGGGATGTTCATCGTTGAAACCGGCGGCGGCCATCTGGCCGGCTCGAAGGCGCTGCAAGCGGACGCGCTGGATTTCCTGGGCGACGCGCTGACCTACGGCATCACCCTTGCCGCTATCGGCACCTCGGCGACGACCCGTGCCAAGGCAGCCTTGTTCAAGGGCCTATCCCTGTTCCTGATGGGCTTGTGGGTGTTTGGATCGACGGCCTATCACGTGCTGATCCTTGGCATTCCGCAAGCGGAGATCATGGGCGCCGTCGGCTTCCTGGCCTTGGCGGCAAACGTCACGAGTGTCCTCCTGCTCATGAAGTACAAGGATGGTGACGCCAACGTCAGGTCGGTCTGGCTGTGCTCGCGGAACGATGCCATCGGCAACGTCGCCGTCATGATCGCGGCGGGAGCCGTTTGGCTCACGGCCTCGAAATGGCCCGACCTGATTGTCGCGGCCCTCATGGCGGGCCTGTTCCTTTCCTCTGCGATGCAGATTCTCCGTCAGTCGCTGGAAGAGATGCGCCGACCGTCGGCTGCGCCCGCCGAGTAGCCTCCTGCCGGAGGTGCGTAAGCCAGCCATGGGCCTTCACATCATGGGCCTTCACATCTGGCGACTTCATCTGGCGAGACTTCTGGGGAAGCTGCTGAGATCAACCC contains:
- a CDS encoding Rrf2 family transcriptional regulator — encoded protein: MKRDSRLSGVLHVLLHMAQQPGPFTSETLAKAMDTNPVVIRRIMAGLREIGYVRSEKGHGGGWTLACDLSKVTLRDIYAALGSPSLLAMGNRTEAPGCLVEQAVNAALDQAFGDAEALLLARLGEVTLAMLSEDLRKRLGSRKNHDIGAHRA
- a CDS encoding class I SAM-dependent methyltransferase, producing MTDIQAAFSDPQFVARYTEGPRRFVPGYDAMQSMASILLAESVPSDGQVLVLGAGGGLELKAFAQAHPGWRFDGVDPSGPMLALAGQTLGELASRARFHQGYIDDAPEGPFDGATCLLTLHFVDIAERRRIASEVRRRLKPRAPFVVAHLSAPDGFEERPRWLSRYSAFLAFSGVEPDKAAAARDAVTNHLEILTPAQDETILREAGFSDPALFYTGFAFRGWVAYA
- a CDS encoding cation transporter; the protein is MSGCGGCCGSEARFEGLSADYRRRLWLVIGINAGMFIVETGGGHLAGSKALQADALDFLGDALTYGITLAAIGTSATTRAKAALFKGLSLFLMGLWVFGSTAYHVLILGIPQAEIMGAVGFLALAANVTSVLLLMKYKDGDANVRSVWLCSRNDAIGNVAVMIAAGAVWLTASKWPDLIVAALMAGLFLSSAMQILRQSLEEMRRPSAAPAE